A single window of Anas acuta chromosome 31, bAnaAcu1.1, whole genome shotgun sequence DNA harbors:
- the LOC137846303 gene encoding C-type lectin domain family 2 member B-like isoform X1 gives MKPDTSLTPMEKEVWENTHPEQEEVLNPPRDEENQYKGDSSPHGMGRKCHCGQKLLAPLCVVLIVLVLALLVALVVVQQQSHSSHPQFSHECPDKWICLQRKWYWFSLNRSDWNTSLEKCKVLEASLTSIDSQEELDFIKRYMGQANHWVGLHKEDNGQWRWTNGTAFNNRSELRGGGPCAYINQENISSALCHTEKYWICSRPKNYVEWRQKISPV, from the exons ATGAAACCCGATACTTCCTTAACTCCCATGGAGAAAGAAGTCTGGGAAAATACTCACCCTGAGCAAGAAGAAGTGCTGAACCCTccaagagatgaagaaaatcaaTATAAAGGGG ACTCCAGCCCCCATGGGATGGGAAGGAAATGTCATTGTGGACAAAAGCTCCTGGCTCCGCTGTGTGTGGTGCTGATTGTCCTTGTCCTCGCTCTGCTGGTGGCCTTGGTTG TTGTGCAGCAGCAGTCTCACTCATCACATCCCCAATTCTCCCACGAGTGCCCAGACAAATGGATCTGCTTGCAAAGAAAGTGGTACTGGTTCTCACTAAATAGAAGTGACTGGAACACCAGCTTGGAGAAGTGCAAGGTCTTGGAAGCCTCCCTGACCTCCATAGACAGCCAGGAGGAACTG gaTTTCATCAAGCGCTACATGGGCCAAGCAAACCACTGGGTCGGGCTGCACAAGGAAGACAATGGCCAGTGGAGGTGGACCAACGGCACAGCCTTCAACAACAG GTCTGAGCTGCGGGGAGGTGGCCCTTGTGCATACATAAACCAGGAGAATATCAGCTCAGCCCTCTGCCACACGGAGAAATACTGGATCTGCAGCAGACCAAAGAACTATGTCGAGTGGAGGCAAAAGATTTCCCCTGTGTAA
- the LOC137846287 gene encoding C-type lectin domain family 2 member D-like isoform X2 has protein sequence MPEIGDISPYFSLLGEASAITGLKSTTPIIPCVRPAQGWERKQEGQVQREHRRHVEDGGEVAEDPGAVVMCMHKGATETTFSLKCLKDKPFPIGATVLVIALLIAIALAARKCPSCPSPILPSCSGNGIGFRQKCFYFVENETNWNESQSFCLSLGAQLATIDSQEDLSFLLRYGRALHYWVGLHREGSDPWRWCNGSLFNNRFDIQGNGQCAYIDLAGVSSDWCSQQKYSVCSHPLKSPRRAERGGEP, from the exons ATGCCCGAAATTGGGGATATTTCCCCCTATTTCAGCCTCCTTGGAGAGGCCTCCGCCATTACAGGGCTGAAGAGTACAACTCCCATCATCCCCTGCGTGCGGCCGGCACAGGGGTGGGAGCGGAAGCAGGAGGGGCAAGTTCAACGTGAACATAGGCGGCACGTGGAGGATGGTGGAGAGGTAGCTGAGGACCCCGGTGCTGTGGTAATGTGCATGCACAAAGGAGCGACGGAGACGA CTTTTAGCCTCAAGTGCCTTAAGGACAAACCGTTCCCCATCGGGGCCACCGTGCTCGTGATAGCGTTGCTGATTGCCATTGCCCTGGCAG CCAGGAAATGTCCATCCTGCCCCTCTCCCATCCTTCCCAGCTGCTCAGGAAACGGCATCGGGTTCAGGCAGAAATGCTTCTACTTTGTGGAGAACGAGACCAACTGGAACGAGAGCCAGAGCTTCTGCCTCTCCCTAGGAGCCCAGCTGGCCACCATCGACAGCCAGGAGGACTTG agCTTCCTATTGCGCTACGGGCGTGCCTTGCACTACTGGGTCGGTCTGCATCGGGAGGGATCCGACCCCTGGAGATGGTGTAACGGGTCTCTCTTCAACAACCG GTTCGATATCCAGGGCAATGGCCAATGTGCCTACATCGACCTTGCTGGGGTCAGCAGTGACTGGTGCTCCCAGCAGAAGTATTCAGTCTGCAGCCACCCCCTGAAGAGTCCCAGGCGAgcggagaggggaggagagccATGA
- the LOC137846292 gene encoding uncharacterized protein isoform X1, protein MQAGCCGEAGTLPGRRPCHEGPRARLRPPVDSHPHAIPPLPPRGPGDRSAAVLCDMRVLAAGGEAPGGCGVRERVAGTKFCHPGLHPPGAEDELVPPRRRWGLRAVSCGVDAAQEEVFLGHQQEQLLEGEPGELQPSESPAAGARGPGRAGLPKSGHTETHTLLLDRPLPALCGDGLDLAGWLPPGPEPVQPEHPERQRSLRGAEGGQDHLGNLRLRLGVDLPERGRPALSDLGKNIKKNKKK, encoded by the exons ATGCAAGCGGGGTGCTGCGGAGAGGCTGGGACCCTTCCGGGACGCAG ACCCTGCCACGAGGGACCCCGAGCCAGGCTTCGCCCCCCGGTGGATTCGCACCCCCATGCGATCCCCCCGCTGCCTCCTCGGGGCCCTGGTGACCGTTCTGCTGCTGTCCTTTGTGATATGCG TGTCTTGGCTGCTGGTGGAGAGGCaccagggggctgtggggtgcggGAACGCGTCGCAGGGACAAAGTTTTGCCACCCTGGGCTGCACCCACCTGGGGCTGAGGACGAGCTTGTGCCCCCCCGGAG acGGTGGGGGCTGCGAGCTGTGTCCTGTGGGGTGGACGCTGCACAGGAGGAAGTGTTTTTGGGTCACCAGCaagagcagctcctggagggAGAGCCGGGAGAACTGCAGCCATCAGagagcccagctgctggtgccagAGGACCAGGGCGAGCTG GACTTCCTAAATCGGGTCATACAGAAACCCACACGCTACTTCTGGATCGGCCTCTCCCAGCCCTCTGTGGGGATGGCTTGGACCTGGCTGGATGGCTCCCGCCTGGACCAGAGCCG GTTCAACCTGAGCACCCCGAACGCCAGCGGAGCCTGCGGGGCGCTGAGGGAGGACAGGATCATCTCGGAAACCTGCGGCTCCGCCTTGGCGTGGATCTGCCAGAAAGAGGCCGTCCTGCTCTGAGCgacttgggaaaaaatataaaaaagaacaaaaaaaaataa
- the LOC137846303 gene encoding C-type lectin domain family 2 member B-like isoform X2, translated as MGKGAQEKTHPDQEEVLNPPRDEENQYKGDSSPHGMGRKCHCGQKLLAPLCVVLIVLVLALLVALVVVQQQSHSSHPQFSHECPDKWICLQRKWYWFSLNRSDWNTSLEKCKVLEASLTSIDSQEELDFIKRYMGQANHWVGLHKEDNGQWRWTNGTAFNNRSELRGGGPCAYINQENISSALCHTEKYWICSRPKNYVEWRQKISPV; from the exons ATGGGGAAAGGAGCCCAAGAAAAAACTCACCCCGAC CAAGAAGAAGTGCTGAACCCTccaagagatgaagaaaatcaaTATAAAGGGG ACTCCAGCCCCCATGGGATGGGAAGGAAATGTCATTGTGGACAAAAGCTCCTGGCTCCGCTGTGTGTGGTGCTGATTGTCCTTGTCCTCGCTCTGCTGGTGGCCTTGGTTG TTGTGCAGCAGCAGTCTCACTCATCACATCCCCAATTCTCCCACGAGTGCCCAGACAAATGGATCTGCTTGCAAAGAAAGTGGTACTGGTTCTCACTAAATAGAAGTGACTGGAACACCAGCTTGGAGAAGTGCAAGGTCTTGGAAGCCTCCCTGACCTCCATAGACAGCCAGGAGGAACTG gaTTTCATCAAGCGCTACATGGGCCAAGCAAACCACTGGGTCGGGCTGCACAAGGAAGACAATGGCCAGTGGAGGTGGACCAACGGCACAGCCTTCAACAACAG GTCTGAGCTGCGGGGAGGTGGCCCTTGTGCATACATAAACCAGGAGAATATCAGCTCAGCCCTCTGCCACACGGAGAAATACTGGATCTGCAGCAGACCAAAGAACTATGTCGAGTGGAGGCAAAAGATTTCCCCTGTGTAA
- the LOC137846303 gene encoding C-type lectin domain family 2 member B-like isoform X3, translated as MGKGAQEKTHPDQEVLNPPRDEEKQCKWNSSPHGMGRKCHCGQKLLAPLCVVLIVLVLALLVALVVVQQQSHSSHPQFSHECPDKWICLQRKWYWFSLNRSDWNTSLEKCKVLEASLTSIDSQEELDFIKRYMGQANHWVGLHKEDNGQWRWTNGTAFNNRSELRGGGPCAYINQENISSALCHTEKYWICSRPKNYVEWRQKISPV; from the exons ATGGGGAAAGGAGCCCAAGAAAAAACTCACCCCGACCAAGAAGTTCTGAACCCTCCAAGAGATGAAGAGAAACAATGCAAATGGA ACTCCAGCCCCCATGGGATGGGAAGGAAATGTCATTGTGGACAAAAGCTCCTGGCTCCGCTGTGTGTGGTGCTGATTGTCCTTGTCCTCGCTCTGCTGGTGGCCTTGGTTG TTGTGCAGCAGCAGTCTCACTCATCACATCCCCAATTCTCCCACGAGTGCCCAGACAAATGGATCTGCTTGCAAAGAAAGTGGTACTGGTTCTCACTAAATAGAAGTGACTGGAACACCAGCTTGGAGAAGTGCAAGGTCTTGGAAGCCTCCCTGACCTCCATAGACAGCCAGGAGGAACTG gaTTTCATCAAGCGCTACATGGGCCAAGCAAACCACTGGGTCGGGCTGCACAAGGAAGACAATGGCCAGTGGAGGTGGACCAACGGCACAGCCTTCAACAACAG GTCTGAGCTGCGGGGAGGTGGCCCTTGTGCATACATAAACCAGGAGAATATCAGCTCAGCCCTCTGCCACACGGAGAAATACTGGATCTGCAGCAGACCAAAGAACTATGTCGAGTGGAGGCAAAAGATTTCCCCTGTGTAA
- the LOC137846292 gene encoding killer cell lectin-like receptor subfamily B member 1B allele C isoform X3, whose amino-acid sequence MEDEDGYMALDRRCKRGAAERLGPFRDADPATRDPEPGFAPRWIRTPMRSPRCLLGALVTVLLLSFVICDGGGCELCPVGWTLHRRKCFWVTSKSSSWRESRENCSHQRAQLLVPEDQGELDFLNRVIQKPTRYFWIGLSQPSVGMAWTWLDGSRLDQSRFNLSTPNASGACGALREDRIISETCGSALAWICQKEAVLL is encoded by the exons ATGGAGGATGAGGATGGCTACATGGCCTTGGACAGGCGATGCAAGCGGGGTGCTGCGGAGAGGCTGGGACCCTTCCGGGACGCAG ACCCTGCCACGAGGGACCCCGAGCCAGGCTTCGCCCCCCGGTGGATTCGCACCCCCATGCGATCCCCCCGCTGCCTCCTCGGGGCCCTGGTGACCGTTCTGCTGCTGTCCTTTGTGATATGCG acGGTGGGGGCTGCGAGCTGTGTCCTGTGGGGTGGACGCTGCACAGGAGGAAGTGTTTTTGGGTCACCAGCaagagcagctcctggagggAGAGCCGGGAGAACTGCAGCCATCAGagagcccagctgctggtgccagAGGACCAGGGCGAGCTG GACTTCCTAAATCGGGTCATACAGAAACCCACACGCTACTTCTGGATCGGCCTCTCCCAGCCCTCTGTGGGGATGGCTTGGACCTGGCTGGATGGCTCCCGCCTGGACCAGAGCCG GTTCAACCTGAGCACCCCGAACGCCAGCGGAGCCTGCGGGGCGCTGAGGGAGGACAGGATCATCTCGGAAACCTGCGGCTCCGCCTTGGCGTGGATCTGCCAGAAAGAGGCCGTCCTGCTCTGA
- the LOC137846296 gene encoding killer cell lectin-like receptor subfamily F member 1 isoform X1: protein MEVEDGYMALDRRWKRGAAERPGPLRDAGPATRDPEPGFAPRWIRTPMRSPRCLLGALVTVLLLSFVICVSWLLVERHQGAVGCGNASQGQSFATLGCTHLGLRTSLCPPGDGGGCELCPVGWTLHRRKCFWVTSKSSSWRESRENCSHQRAQLLVPEDQGELDFLNRVIQKPTRYFWIGLSQPSVGMAWTWLDGSRLDQSRFNLSTPNASGACGALREDRIISETCGSALAWICQKDAVLL from the exons ATGGAGGTTGAGGATGGCTACATGGCCTTGGACAGGCGATGGAAGCGGGGTGCTGCGGAGAGGCCGGGACCCCTCCGGGACGCAG GCCCTGCCACGAGGGACCCCGAGCCAGGCTTCGCCCCCCGGTGGATTCGCACCCCCATGCGATCCCCCCGCTGCCTCCTCGGGGCCCTGGTGACCGTTCTGCTGCTGTCCTTTGTGATATGCG TGTCTTGGCTGCTGGTGGAGAGGCaccagggggctgtggggtgcggGAACGCGTCGCAGGGACAAAGTTTTGCCACCCTGGGCTGCACCCACCTGGGGCTGAGGACGAGCCTGTGCCCCCCCGGAG ATGGTGGGGGCTGCGAGCTGTGTCCTGTGGGGTGGACGCTGCACAGGAGGAAGTGTTTTTGGGTCACCAGCaagagcagctcctggagggAGAGCCGGGAGAACTGCAGCCATCAGagagcccagctgctggtgccagAGGACCAGGGCGAGCTG GACTTCCTAAATCGAGTCATACAGAAACCCACACGCTACTTCTGGATCGGCCTCTCCCAGCCCTCTGTGGGGATGGCTTGGACCTGGCTGGATGGCTCCCGCCTGGACCAGAGCCG GTTCAACCTGAGCACCCCGAACGCCAGCGGAGCCTGCGGGGCGCTGAGGGAGGACAGGATCATCTCGGAAACCTGCGGCTCCGCCTTGGCGTGGATCTGCCAGAAAGACGCCGTCCTGCTCTGA
- the LOC137846291 gene encoding C-type lectin domain family 2 member B-like — protein sequence MPSDVLSTPGSVNTTVQDEQSGLTSQYEDPDQPQDPQDTAVTHSGEMPTDAAPTGRNRSQRCLGRVCTTERQRNMLIILNLMLFLIIVALIATRKGQKAAPVLACPSEWVGYCNVCYYLSGQQEQGNWSWSQEQCSRHGASLVVVKKDWELQFLRQFKDNGDSWLGLRRRGERLLWVDGSSFNLTFPVQGSAECVYLNGEDMATSSCWQSRPYICSKPLAVGAAPENGCGERTFPVLGTGGSSH from the exons ATGCCTTCTGACGTGCTAAGCACTCCTGGATCGGTGAACACTACGGTGCAAGACGAGCAGAGTGGCCTCACCTCCCAGTATGAGGACCCCGAccagccccaggacccccaggacACGGCGGTGACCCACTCTGGTGAGATGCCCACAGATGCTGCACCCACAGGCAGAAACAGGTCCCAAAGATGCCTGG gcagggtttGCACAACCGAGCGACAGCGGAATATGCTGATAATCCTGAACTTGATGCTGTTTCTTATCATTGTTGCGCTGATAG caacCAGAAAAGGGCAGAAGGCAGCCCCGGTGCTGGCGTGCCCTTCCGAATGGGTTGGGTACTGCAACGTCTGCTACTACCTGTcggggcagcaggagcaaggcaactggagctggagccaggAGCAGTGCTCGAGACACGGGGCCTCCCTGGTCGTGGTGAAAAAGGACTGGGAATTG CAATTTCTGAGACAATTCAAAGACAACGGGGATTCCTGGCTTGGGCTGCGGAGACGGGGTGAACGCCTGCTGTGGGTGGATGGCAGCAGCTTCAATTTGAC GTTCCCAGTGCAGGGCAGCGCAGAGTGCGTCTACTTGAATGGCGAGGACATGGCGACCTCAAGCTGTTGGCAGAGCCGGCCTTATATCTGCAGCAAGCCCCTGGCTGTGGGGGCAGCTCCTGAGAATGGTTGCGGAGAAAGGACCTTCCCCGTGCTGGGCACTGGTGGCTCCTCTCATTGA
- the LOC137846296 gene encoding killer cell lectin-like receptor subfamily B member 1B allele C isoform X2, with amino-acid sequence MEVEDGYMALDRRWKRGAAERPGPLRDAGPATRDPEPGFAPRWIRTPMRSPRCLLGALVTVLLLSFVICDGGGCELCPVGWTLHRRKCFWVTSKSSSWRESRENCSHQRAQLLVPEDQGELDFLNRVIQKPTRYFWIGLSQPSVGMAWTWLDGSRLDQSRFNLSTPNASGACGALREDRIISETCGSALAWICQKDAVLL; translated from the exons ATGGAGGTTGAGGATGGCTACATGGCCTTGGACAGGCGATGGAAGCGGGGTGCTGCGGAGAGGCCGGGACCCCTCCGGGACGCAG GCCCTGCCACGAGGGACCCCGAGCCAGGCTTCGCCCCCCGGTGGATTCGCACCCCCATGCGATCCCCCCGCTGCCTCCTCGGGGCCCTGGTGACCGTTCTGCTGCTGTCCTTTGTGATATGCG ATGGTGGGGGCTGCGAGCTGTGTCCTGTGGGGTGGACGCTGCACAGGAGGAAGTGTTTTTGGGTCACCAGCaagagcagctcctggagggAGAGCCGGGAGAACTGCAGCCATCAGagagcccagctgctggtgccagAGGACCAGGGCGAGCTG GACTTCCTAAATCGAGTCATACAGAAACCCACACGCTACTTCTGGATCGGCCTCTCCCAGCCCTCTGTGGGGATGGCTTGGACCTGGCTGGATGGCTCCCGCCTGGACCAGAGCCG GTTCAACCTGAGCACCCCGAACGCCAGCGGAGCCTGCGGGGCGCTGAGGGAGGACAGGATCATCTCGGAAACCTGCGGCTCCGCCTTGGCGTGGATCTGCCAGAAAGACGCCGTCCTGCTCTGA
- the LOC137846287 gene encoding C-type lectin domain family 2 member D-like isoform X4 — protein sequence MPEIGDISPYFSLLGEASAITGLKSTTPIIPCVRPAQGWERKQEGQVQREHRRHVEDGGEVAEDPGAVVMCMHKGATETTRKCPSCPSPILPSCSGNGIGFRQKCFYFVENETNWNESQSFCLSLGAQLATIDSQEDLSFLLRYGRALHYWVGLHREGSDPWRWCNGSLFNNRFDIQGNGQCAYIDLAGVSSDWCSQQKYSVCSHPLKSPRRAERGGEP from the exons ATGCCCGAAATTGGGGATATTTCCCCCTATTTCAGCCTCCTTGGAGAGGCCTCCGCCATTACAGGGCTGAAGAGTACAACTCCCATCATCCCCTGCGTGCGGCCGGCACAGGGGTGGGAGCGGAAGCAGGAGGGGCAAGTTCAACGTGAACATAGGCGGCACGTGGAGGATGGTGGAGAGGTAGCTGAGGACCCCGGTGCTGTGGTAATGTGCATGCACAAAGGAGCGACGGAGACGA CCAGGAAATGTCCATCCTGCCCCTCTCCCATCCTTCCCAGCTGCTCAGGAAACGGCATCGGGTTCAGGCAGAAATGCTTCTACTTTGTGGAGAACGAGACCAACTGGAACGAGAGCCAGAGCTTCTGCCTCTCCCTAGGAGCCCAGCTGGCCACCATCGACAGCCAGGAGGACTTG agCTTCCTATTGCGCTACGGGCGTGCCTTGCACTACTGGGTCGGTCTGCATCGGGAGGGATCCGACCCCTGGAGATGGTGTAACGGGTCTCTCTTCAACAACCG GTTCGATATCCAGGGCAATGGCCAATGTGCCTACATCGACCTTGCTGGGGTCAGCAGTGACTGGTGCTCCCAGCAGAAGTATTCAGTCTGCAGCCACCCCCTGAAGAGTCCCAGGCGAgcggagaggggaggagagccATGA
- the LOC137846292 gene encoding killer cell lectin-like receptor subfamily F member 1 isoform X2, translating to MEDEDGYMALDRRCKRGAAERLGPFRDADPATRDPEPGFAPRWIRTPMRSPRCLLGALVTVLLLSFVICVSWLLVERHQGAVGCGNASQGQSFATLGCTHLGLRTSLCPPGDGGGCELCPVGWTLHRRKCFWVTSKSSSWRESRENCSHQRAQLLVPEDQGELDFLNRVIQKPTRYFWIGLSQPSVGMAWTWLDGSRLDQSRFNLSTPNASGACGALREDRIISETCGSALAWICQKEAVLL from the exons ATGGAGGATGAGGATGGCTACATGGCCTTGGACAGGCGATGCAAGCGGGGTGCTGCGGAGAGGCTGGGACCCTTCCGGGACGCAG ACCCTGCCACGAGGGACCCCGAGCCAGGCTTCGCCCCCCGGTGGATTCGCACCCCCATGCGATCCCCCCGCTGCCTCCTCGGGGCCCTGGTGACCGTTCTGCTGCTGTCCTTTGTGATATGCG TGTCTTGGCTGCTGGTGGAGAGGCaccagggggctgtggggtgcggGAACGCGTCGCAGGGACAAAGTTTTGCCACCCTGGGCTGCACCCACCTGGGGCTGAGGACGAGCTTGTGCCCCCCCGGAG acGGTGGGGGCTGCGAGCTGTGTCCTGTGGGGTGGACGCTGCACAGGAGGAAGTGTTTTTGGGTCACCAGCaagagcagctcctggagggAGAGCCGGGAGAACTGCAGCCATCAGagagcccagctgctggtgccagAGGACCAGGGCGAGCTG GACTTCCTAAATCGGGTCATACAGAAACCCACACGCTACTTCTGGATCGGCCTCTCCCAGCCCTCTGTGGGGATGGCTTGGACCTGGCTGGATGGCTCCCGCCTGGACCAGAGCCG GTTCAACCTGAGCACCCCGAACGCCAGCGGAGCCTGCGGGGCGCTGAGGGAGGACAGGATCATCTCGGAAACCTGCGGCTCCGCCTTGGCGTGGATCTGCCAGAAAGAGGCCGTCCTGCTCTGA